The proteins below come from a single Tachypleus tridentatus isolate NWPU-2018 chromosome 13, ASM421037v1, whole genome shotgun sequence genomic window:
- the LOC143236316 gene encoding putative protein-lysine deacylase ABHD14B encodes MGHRTVAMDVPGFGKQERARISDRGEFINDVVKALNLIRSVVVSPSMSGAFALPYLVKYSTDMGGYVPVAPGATSILERQPCGNGQSKEMSLDSVCESLKDYFSPPLMT; translated from the exons ATGGGCCACCGGACTGTGGCAATGGATGTACCTG GCTTTGGTAAACAGGAGAGGGCACGCATCTCAGACCGCGGCGAGTTCATTAACGACGTGGTTAAAGCCTTGAACTTGATACGTTCTGTGGTGGTCAGTCCTAGTATGAGTGGAGCTTTTGCTCTTCCGTACCTGGTAAAATATTCAACGGACATGGGTGGATATGTTCCAGTTGCACCCGGGGCTACGAGCATTCTTGAAAGACAACCTTGCGGTAATGGTCAGTCAAAAGAAATGTCCCTTGACAGTGTATGTGAAAGCCTAAAGGATTACTTTTCACCTCCCCTCATGACTTAA